From a single Lolium rigidum isolate FL_2022 chromosome 7, APGP_CSIRO_Lrig_0.1, whole genome shotgun sequence genomic region:
- the LOC124674397 gene encoding protein CLAVATA 3-like: MSHAAAAARSRRVVAVLAVALFLACLHPAASSSSRRAEAASLQRVEMAAMYAPQDLQEKPDVTKDAEEDVSTTGFGAEEEREVPTGPDPIHHHARGPRRRQSP; encoded by the exons ATGTctcatgccgccgccgccgccaggtcgCGCCGCGTCGTCGCGGTGCTCGCCGTCGCCCTCTTCCTGGCCTGCTTGcaccccgccgcctcctcctcttcccggAGAG CAGAGGCGGCGTCATTGCAACGAGTGGAGATGGCGGCCATGTACGCGCCGCAGGACCTGCAGGAGAAGCCGGATGTGACCAAG GACGCGGAGGAGGACGTGAGCACGACGGGGTtcggcgcggaggaggagcgggaggtgCCCACCGGCCCGGACCCCATCCACCACCACGCCAGGGGCCCCCGGCGCCGCCAGTCGCCCTGA